The bacterium genome includes a region encoding these proteins:
- a CDS encoding response regulator: protein MAKKRILIVDDEEDLTWTISRRLNNGKKKMEILCANSGKAALKMLAENKIDLLLTDLRMPEINGFQLIDEAIKSYPGINVVVMTAYGSSDIKERFENFSNIGYIEKPFEINELRKLVFRAL, encoded by the coding sequence ATGGCAAAAAAACGTATTCTTATTGTTGATGATGAAGAAGATCTTACATGGACTATTTCAAGGCGTCTGAATAACGGCAAGAAAAAAATGGAAATACTCTGTGCAAATTCAGGCAAAGCAGCTTTAAAAATGTTGGCAGAGAATAAAATAGATTTACTTCTGACGGATCTAAGAATGCCTGAGATTAACGGCTTTCAGCTTATTGATGAAGCGATAAAAAGCTATCCCGGAATAAATGTAGTTGTTATGACAGCGTACGGATCATCTGATATAAAAGAGAGATTTGAAAATTTTTCAAATATAGGATATATTGAAAAACCTTTTGAAATTAACGAACTCAGAAAATTGGTTTTTCGTGCATTATAG